In Syngnathoides biaculeatus isolate LvHL_M chromosome 8, ASM1980259v1, whole genome shotgun sequence, the genomic stretch aacaacaacaacgacgacgatCGTCAGATTCATCAGAAAATGAGTCCGGAAGCAAAGAGAGAACCCGAAAGAACAACAGTACAAATGTTCTTTTGGATTTGACAGTCAAGTGAAGTTTCTGACAATTTGGACCCCAAACATTTGGAAGCCGAGCAGAAAATTGTACCAGGCCACAAGTGGCGACTTTTGTCCATCTGCGGGAGAGATAAAGCCGATTGGGGCCGGGACCTGGATTGATGGACCTCTCGGGAGTCTTGCAGGGCTGAGGAATCCGGGACCGGCAGCCAAACGGAGGGACGAGAAGCTAAATACGGCCTTCGGAAGCCTCGCAAACCCCTCAGCCGCTCGCTCCACATTTGACGGCTGACGGTGGCCGCGTGGGCGGGCGCTTCCTGTGACGTCGCGCGTGCGCGGGCGACGAGCAGCAGGGGGCAGCAGAGGCCGGCAGAGCAGCCACTGGCTTCCTGTCCTCCGCTCAAGTCaggtctcctttttttttttttttttttttcctcgtcccTCGTCTTCTCCGAGGACGCCTTCTACGGCTGCCGGACCGACCGACGCGTCGGTTTCGGCCGTAATGCGTTTGTATTAAATACTCTTAGGTTAGGCTTGGTTGCGTCCTGACGTATTCCCCAAAACGGGCCTACCTTGTGCGGAAGAGATGCCGGATGGTTTTCCCAAATGAGTTTCTTGAGGTAGTGAACCCACAGCTTCTTCTCCTCCATGTTTTTGCTCTGCAACCACACATTGGACACAAAGGGCAAGAGTGAACCCCGCGGCACAAACTCgggggaagaaggaaggaaggaagtccGCCATTTTGGGACCTCGGGCCGCACTTTGAACAATCGCGACGTGACGCAGGGGCCCTGGCAGAAAAGCCCAAACGAACGTTTTTGCGTGCTTCTCCAAATCCAGATCTCAACTTTGGTGTACAAATGGCCGAATCATCCGCCACTCTCGCAATGAACTCACTTGGAAGCAACGATGCGCTGTGAAAAGGGCGACAAAACGAGACCGCGTACGTCGCTGGGCGCGCGCGGTGAAATTCGAGGCGTCACCGGAGCGGAATCTTCCGGAAGTCACCTGGACGACGTGCTGCTGCTTGGGGATCATCAGGTCGGACACTCGGAAACACAGAGGGTCCTTGAGGTTGTCCGCCAGCAGGAGATTGCAGCACTAGACGAGACGGCGAAAGAAGGCCAGTCACAAAAGGCCCCGAGGGGATCGAACGCAAGGAaggcgtccgtccgtccgtccgtccgtccgccaCTCACAAAGATGTGCGTGCTGTACACAAAGCGCTCGGCTCGCTTCTTGGCGATCAGCAGCATCTTGTCGAACAGGAAGAAGGCGCGTTCCTTCTTCACCTTGTGAACCTTGAAGGAACTTTCCAGGACCAGCTCGCCGAAGCCGTTCAGGTCGGGACCGCTCCAGTTCACCAGCAGCGACTGGATTTCCTGACAAACGGAAGTCAACTCTTTGGACAATTTGCCTCGGTTTTAAAAGGGAAAACCCAAAGGACTAAGCCAAGAACCATCCGAGCCCAAACGTCACAAAACTATCCGGTGGTTAGGTGAGGCGTACCTGCAAGCGGACGGCGTGCTCCTGCTTGCGCTTCATGTCGTTGATGTACCAGGCCACCGCCGTCATGGTGATGATGGCGTCCTCCACCGCCGCGTAGGCCGCCTCGCTCTTGTCCGAGTGCTTGGCCAGTTCCTGGGACCAGCGGAAAGGAAGGCTTTTGGTGACGTTTGCCCCTTTACTTTGCGAGCCGCCATCCTCGGCGAAGGAACTATGTTTATATGAGTCGAGGAGGTTCAGGAGCAATTCACAACTTTCTTGGGGTGGCCGGGGGGGGTTTCCGCGAGGACCCCAAGAGACCCCTTGCCGGAATCCGTTCTGGAACTTTTGCCGTTTGCGCAACGGACACAGTTTTCCTAAGGCGGACCAAACGCGTGCAGATTTGTTTTCGTTATCACTAAtgaactgtacattttttttgaccATACAGTTTCCTGTTAATATTTTGGTTGAATTTAATATTAGAGGATATTTTAGCTCATATTTTGCTCGTCTTTTCAATATTGTGGCATTCTTTTGAAGCGGCAACATTGTTTTGTGATGCAGGGgcatttgatcatttttctcatatttttgtgtacgtttcctttttttccaggagcatttttttttttcttcttcttcttcttttgacgGCAACCACAATGAGTGTATTTTGTCCGCCGGCGGCCGCCGAACGCGGACGCGTGGAGCAAATCGATTTTCCGCAGCCAAGCGAATGGAAAAGCCGTGAATCGGTTCCGGTCCCGCCCAAAACGCTCCAACGTTTTCTTTTGAAGCACTACAAGCAGAGTTTTGGATCGCGGCCGGTGGCCGAGGCTTACCTGGAGCAGGAGGTGGTACTTGAGGATGCGCTGCACGGGTTTGAGGAGGTACGTCTCCAGGGGTAGCGAGTGGTTGAGGGTGGCCTGCCTCTCCTGGAAGAAGCGGACCAGGCTCGGGTTCTTCATGCACTCCCTCAGGACCGACACCGAGCTGAATGCGCGCACACACGTGATGCATGCACGTTAATGCaaggcgacccccccccccccccccgaaaagtACAAGAGAAAAATTCTCTAGATGAATGACGTTACAAAAGTGCCAAATTTTGGGAGAACTGATCCGGAACGTGGAAGTGATCCAAATCAATCAAGCGCACCCCCACATTATGGCAGCGGCACgtcgctttttaaaaaacaggaagttgtTCTCTCTCTTTTTGATGGGGGCGAGAAAACGCCGAGCGTTCAATCTTTGCGGCTTTCGTGTGGACCGAGAGAAGTTCAGCAGTTTTTCTGACGGCGAACTTTTGGGACTTTTTGCCGGCTCGCTTTCATGTGTTCAACCCCGGCGAGCCCCAACGAGGACCCCCTTCCACCTCCCCCACTCCGAGACTTTCTCCGGTCCGAGCGGGACCCTCTGAAGACCGCCAAGCGTCCAACTGGAAACGGATCGCAAACGTTTGAGCTCGATCGCAACGAGCGGCCCTTCAAGACGGACAAATCGACAACTGGGATGCTTGAAATATGATCATCATCCGCGTATTTCCGGttcagttgcttttttttttttttttttttttttttttaaatggtttttcAAATGGTGGGTCGGGACCCAAAAGTGTGTCACAGAGTCGTTTTGGGCGGGTCACGGGCAGCTAGGAAAAATGTCAGGCGCCGGCACAATTCCCTCTCAGAGGGTTTatgtccatcaatccattttccaagccgcttatcctcacaagggcagcTGTAGCCTCtccctttttaaatgtatttttgattcttttgtttcttcttttcttgGGGGGGGCCTGACCCTAAAAATACTATATCCCTGCTTATtggggctttaaaaaaaaagaaacaatgcaaTTATAACCCGTGCCAACGTGGGACAACATGATGACTAAACGACCAATGCGTTTCCCCGCAAACAAATTCAGTGTAGCTCAGCTTCTGGCTAACGGACATCGCGGCTAGCGATGCGCTATGTCAAACTCATGCGCATGTTTTCAGAGGATAATGGAAAAATAAGTACATCTTTGTCATTGGTCGTGACTTTGTAACGATGGCAAAACGCCGACAAGAGTTTTCAACTCTCAGGCGGCTCTCGTTTCTCCTCCCATGTGACGCCATCTTATCGACATCTTTTCCTCTTGTTTTGCGTCCGCACGCTCGCACTATAGCGCCCCCCGGCGCCAGGAGGAGCGACGCCCTCCGTCGAATTGCGGCATCCCGTCATCGCATCTACGGAAGGATCTTTTGGTATCGTAGCCCCTTTGGGTCCACAAACATTTGTTATTTtacaagaggaagaagaagcaaaggttttttttttttttttggatgaagcAAATGCGCAGAAGCAAAAGCGTCGTATTGAGTAACAAACACCATCGCCtgttttggggcggggggggggggggatacaaaacaaaacataagaaaaaaaaaaaaaagtccgcaaGTGCGACGGGCCAAAAAGTCCTTCTGGGACCGGCGAGCCGAACCCCGGAAGCATTTGACCTACTTTCAGGATCGGCTTCTtcgaggcagaaaaaaaaagcacgcagGTGACGCCAACacgcgtatttttttttttttcttttgtccttcttttgcGCTCGTGTGCGCGTTTGCGTCGCTTTGGGCCGCTCGTCCGTCCAATCACAACACGGCGAGAACATGTTTTCTTCCCGGGGAAAAAGGAGGTCGAAGGACATTCTTCGGCGATGCGTTTAGCGCCCTGGCAAACGCGGAGAGCGAATTGACAGGAAACAGACGGAGGGGCGAGCCAAGGGCCTCCCGGaggggggggccgggggggggggggggggctgcacaGCCACTCTCTAGTGCGGAAAGTACACACGCGTGTGCTCGGTACTCACTTGGGGTAGTTCATGCAGTACAGCGTGTAGATGTCAAACGCTTCACTCTgctcaaagaaagaaaaagaaaccacACGTCAGTCCCACGTCGTCGTTTCTTTTGGAAgtgagccggggggggggggggggggctcctttaCAATCTTCCCCTCGGAGGGTCGATGACCCCGTGACCTCCCCACGACGGTTCCTCACCCTTTCCACAAAGCAGTCGGCGATGGCGGCGGCGTGCTGACTCCTCTCCAAGTCCTCCAGGAGTTCGCTGTGGAGAAACGAGACATTGTGGACGTTCTCCCGTGGGGGGGGTCAACCGTTGTCGGGGAAGCACACGGAGTCAGCGGGATTTGGGATTCGGGAAGCTGTGAAGCAATCACCGGCGTTGACCTACATTCGCGAGGAAAACTGGCAGACTTCCtgaatctttctttttttttttttttttttttttttctggcccgGTCTTCTACCGCTTTACGACGCGACGTTAAACTGACTCAGGGGGGCCGGAAAGCGAAACGAGCGGACTCGATGTGGAGCCGACTCCCCATCCCTTGCGTTTGCTGGACCTTTTCCAACCCAAAATCCATCTGTTCACTCCGCTCTGGCAAATAAAAGCGAAAGAAagcggtgccgggggcggggcctcgtgtgacgtcacttccggCGGATCCATTTCAGCCAGCAGGGGGCAAATGTCGACTTGTCTTCGTCGTAAGTGACTCGTGAGACTTGACCCGAGTCGTTCACGGCCAGTGAAGTGAGCCAAACTCCACGAAAAGGTCGTGGACGTGCTTTCAATTCTGGAGCCACTGGAGCGAATATTGAGGACGAGTCGGGTTCCGGAAAGGCCCCGGCGG encodes the following:
- the plekhg2 gene encoding pleckstrin homology domain-containing family G member 2 isoform X3; amino-acid sequence: MPEGSRRGTSRSSGDAGCKRPSSGERGATASFVSADAVRSERERPASLSLSPCASSASLRDASRSSSSSSSSSSLPYGAVPAYDVSASAPGGDGSDISLDLTPLLGGGGGRAPGRPSRLERVVMEIVETEQAYVRDLKSIVEDYLGCIIDCDALPLNPEQVSGLFCNIEDIYEFNSELLEDLERSQHAAAIADCFVERSEAFDIYTLYCMNYPNSVSVLRECMKNPSLVRFFQERQATLNHSLPLETYLLKPVQRILKYHLLLQELAKHSDKSEAAYAAVEDAIITMTAVAWYINDMKRKQEHAVRLQEIQSLLVNWSGPDLNGFGELVLESSFKVHKVKKERAFFLFDKMLLIAKKRAERFVYSTHIFCCNLLLADNLKDPLCFRVSDLMIPKQQHVVQSKNMEEKKLWVHYLKKLIWENHPASLPHKVGPFWGIRQDATKPNLRVFNTNALRPKPTRRSVRQP